DNA from Dasypus novemcinctus isolate mDasNov1 chromosome 19, mDasNov1.1.hap2, whole genome shotgun sequence:
CGCTGGGTTCCAGTTCCAGCTTGAGCTTTCTGAGCCGTGTGAGCTTGGCTTAAGTTAGTGAACCCCTACCCCTGCCTAATTCTGCTTCTCCAGGAAAATGGGAAACAGACACACGCGCACACAACTCCTTGCGTTCAAATCACACAAGCACAGGCCTTTGGAATACAGCAGACCTGATGGCTCAACTTCCTTCTAGTTCTAATGCCTGATTCttgttacagatggggaaactgaggcacagaggcgCAGGGAGCTGCCCGAGACCACCGGGACAGAGCTGTGGTTAACCCTTACAACAAAACTACCTCGGGAACTTTACAAGTTCGAAATGGAACTTTACGCCAGTGAAAACTGTTGTCTGAGAGGTTATACGCAAACGGCAAAATATAACTTGGCTGCCTGTTGGCAAGTGGCAAGCTTCATTCCTATTATGTAACGGGACTGGGAAGAGGATCTTGCTTGGAAAGAATGAGGgagaaaagtttttgttttttttttcaatctggtagggtttttttgttgttactatTTTAAGTGCTTTGTTTCAATAAACATAtgcttttccccctttcttttagCAAATAATGTGGTGAATCAGACATACACTTTTTGATACGGAACCATTTTTCGCATTACTGGGGTGACACCTGATTGATCATGgtacattatttttcttaaaacacCATTGGACTTGCTTGGCTACGATTTTGCACCTAAGATCATCAGTAAAATACAATGAGCCCGTAATTTTATTCTCTTGGTTAACTGATTTTGGAGTCCTCCATGAGCTGGGCAGCGTTCCCTCTTCGTTTGCTGGAAAACAGAATGTCCCAAATGGGAATTAACCGTTTCTTCCAAGTGCGGCAGGAATCACCCGTGAAACTCTCGCGGACTGGGGTCTGCTGGGGAGATCTCTGGGTGCCATGTAAATCTAACTGACTTACTATTCTATTTGTTCCTTGCCTGTCTCCCCCACTTTACCTCTGATCAACCTCCTTCTGTAGTTCCCGATTTCGTTCCTCCAGCTGCTGCTGAAGCCGCTTCCTCTGCTGCTCTGGGGGCAAGTGGCTGAAATCCTCGGTCACCACTGTCTGCAAGGAGGAAGCCAGCCTGAGCTTGGGAGCCTGGGGTCCACGCTTCCAGGCTGTGCGTACTCCTAAGACAGGTTTAGTCCACCTTCCTCCCCACTCCAGGAGGGCAAGGCCATGCACAGAGCAAAGCAGGGCCGGCTCGGAGTCGGGGGGCCTAGCTGGCAGCAGGAAGCGAGCCCGGGCTCCCCACAAGGGCTCACTTACCCCACGGCTGCCTCGAAGGCTGCGGAAGGACGCTAGCCGCGGTTTGACCGACTTACTGATCTCGCTCAGTATGGCCAAGGGGTCGAGGCCAGGGCGAGGGGACGGGGGTCCATTAGGCAAGGCCGAGGGCAGGGGGCCCCCCAGCGGGGAGAGGGATAGGGGGCGTGGCTACCGGCGGGGGCCAGGGAGGGGTCGGGGCATGGGGAGAGGTGGGAGGAGGTAGAGAACGTGGACGGGTGGATGGACACgcgagaaaagggagagaaaaaaaatggagaaaggagaaaacgAAAAAACAGTAAGAAAACGACAACTCGAGGTGCACAATCGCACGCAGAGAATGCATgcaagaaaaacacacacacaagaaaaaaaaaatctaggaggGGGTAGGGGAGGGCATTTTGACTGTGAGCCTGACGGAATCACCCACATCCCTTGAGTTCTCAGTCCAGAAACTAGAAGCGGGGATCTGCCAGGCAAGGAGGCTTTCTGGACTCCCAGTCTAGAAAGCGGAAGGAGATGACATGCAGGGAGTGGGGTCTCGCACAGGGAGGCGACCACGGAGGCCAAAGGGCAAGCCGAAGAGGGGTCAAAGGCAGTAAATGTGAGAGGTTACAGCTGGGGAGTCAAAGGTTTCAGCTAGGGGGTCAGCTGAGGAGGGGTATCAAAGCGTTAAGTCGAAAAGGATCAGAAGTTTAAACCCAGGTCCAAATTAAAAACTGAGGCTAGAGGGGCTTTGCTACAGAGTTGGCTCTGACATTGACAGCCAAGAAAAAGGGGCCTGGGATGGAGAGAGATTCAGCATAGACGGGGTTCCCAGAACCTTGTCTCTCACCCCCCAGCCCAGTCCCCAATTCCACAAGCAGGTCTTCTCCCAACATCCCGGGAAGCAGCAGTGACACCCcagcctccccaccccatcctagCCCCCTCAGCCTCAGGGGACTCCCCAGCCAATCCGCCCGCCTGCCTTTCCTCCAGCCCGGGCCGGCAGCCAAGAGGAAAATTCCTGCCCGGGACTCAGGGTTCCAGTGGCTGAGGCTGACTCAGTAGGGGCCCCCACTGTCCCCGCTCACacacaccaccccccacccaaggGCCCCCGGCCCCCACCTTGTTCTTCTTGCCGAAGGGCCAGCGCTTGGCACGGCCGCTGCGCCCCTGGCCGCGGAGCTCAGGCCGGCCATCCGAGGGCGTGCCCAGGCTGCTGTCGGATGGCACGCGGTTCATGGGCTGGCTGAAGTCCTCAAATTCCACGTCGCCCGGGCGGGCGAAACCAGACTTGTGCAGCTCGATGAGGACCTGTGAGTcctgagggggcggggagggcagcgTGGGGAGCAGTCAGGGGCGAGACTGGGCGCCCGGTCTTTAGGGGTGCCCACCCGCGCCCCTCCGCCCGTGGGCCGGGACCAGGCACACACGTTCTTGGCATCCACTGCTTCCGCCGCCACCTTCATGCCTTCCAAGCACTTGGCAATGATGGGTACCACCTGCAGCTCGGTTTCCGAGAGGAGCCCGTACCCGGCCCCCAGGTGGGTCGCCCGGCGTTCGTCCATGTCCTGCAGCTTCTGCCAGGCGGGGTGGAAGTGGCGAAAAGAAAGCTCAGGTTTGCAGGGTGTGCAAACCTGATGGGCAGCCACGGTGGACCTAGCCCCAAGCCCAGTCTCTAGGTGGGAAGGCAGAGGGGGCCACGAGACATTCCAGTCCAGTGCGGTCCAGGGAGAGATGCAGGGCCGGCAGAATCAGGGGGTCAGGAAAGGCTTTTTAAAGGAGGGGGAAATGGGATCTGGGACTTTGAAAAAGACATCGACCTAGAACAGTCAGTCCTGGGACTAGGATTGGGAGTACGAGGCTACTGAAACAGAGGAGGGAAACTTCGAGACTTTTCAGAGGCGAGGTTGTTGAAGCTGGGGCTTGGGAGAATGTGTAAGAGTTTCAAAAGGAAAGACAGGCCATCCCTGGCAGACAGAACAGTTTGAGCAAAGGCAGGCCTCACTGTGTCTATATGTTTCTCATTCCCTTGCAATCTAGGGATCAGGTCATGGCAGCTGGGGTTTTAATGAGTGTGTAGGAGTTGGTTGCATTTGGCTTTTTTTTGGAGGTAAAGGTGGGGCTGGGGACTTTGAGCACTCACATCAAGTATCTGGGGCATCTGGGAAAAATAGAAATGTGCCTGGTCCCGATTGAAGCGCTGTAGTTGGGCTGCATACTCATTTTtgctttcctctgccatgtggctcCGAAGGTGGGCTTGCTGCTTGGCCTGAGGCGCGTCGATGGGGACAGGGGTGGCTGTCAGGCTCTAGTCCCGCCCCATCCTCACTCCCAGCTCTGTCCCagacccccacacacaccttcTCCACGTCAGCCTTGGTGGCGTTGATATCCTGGTCTAGCCTTTCAGCTGTCTGGGCCGCCTTCTCGGCCTCCCGACAGTCCCGTTCAAACTTCCGCTTGCTCTGCGTGGGGGACAGAGCCAGAGTAAAAGGGACCCCTCCGCCAGGCAGGGGACCTGGGAAGCCAAGGTTTCAGGAGCCTCCTGGGGAGTGAGAAGGCCCCAGGCAGACACAGGGGGCAGCTCTGTGGATCAACTGCTCCCTCGGTCTGCAGCCACCCTCCACTCCCGCCAACTCACATTCTCCAGCTGTTTGAAGCCATTTTCCAGCTGCTGCTGGGCCCGGCGTCCTTCTTGGAAGTGCTGGGGAGAGAGGGGTGAAAAGGCTCATGCTGGTTCCAGCAGGGGCCCACGGGAAGACCGGGCAGGGGCTCACTCACCGTCTTCCTCTCCTGCTTCATCTCCTGGGAGTACTTGGCCAGCTCAAGGCACACACGGACACCGAGGTTCTCGGCCACCAGCTCCCGCTGCCCTGCAAAGTCGTTCACCTCCTGGAGAATCTGTACGAAGGACCGCTGCTGGCTGaacctggggtggggtgggggcagggagttGGGAGTCAGGCCTCCCTGGAGCCACCTCCAGGGGGGAAAGGCATTGGTCCCCAAGGAAATGATAACTCTGGCCCATAATCCCTCACCGATCAGCCACGTTTTGAAACTccgtactttttttttcttggattttAGAAAGGGGACACCATGCTTATGCCATCTTTTATGGGATAAATGTGGGTCGTATCCTCTAAGTGAGTGCCCTATGTGCATTTGCAGTAGAGGTACTAATAGGCACACAAGTGGGATCAAATCAAGATTATCGTGAGTACCGAGTTAATTGACATCAGACGGGGTTCTAACACGAGTTACCAAAAACGTTCAAGATCGTTTTTTGGACTCTGGAAACAGGGACTTGTAATAGTCAGATGCTTGCAGGACACACATTAAGGGCCAGGTAGCATTTAAacacattaactcatttaatttccACGCCAGCCCTAGAAGGTGGAGAGCATCATACTCAACCCCATTTCATGGATGAGAAAGACCGAGGCATGAAACTCAAGCCACTTGCCCAAAGTGCCTCATTTACTAATTGCCTCTACCTTTAAAAAGTGAGCAAAATGGAAACAGAGCATGAATCATTTGCTGAAAGCCCCTCAAATGTTAAGCAGTGGACCTAGGAGTCCAAACCCAGGCCCTTGCCTCTAAGTGGGAATTACTGAAGTGAGAAGTGGAAGGATCCGCTGCGAGAAGGGAAGCGGACCCCATCCCCCCAAATCTAGCTTCACATCCCCTCCGTCGTCCTTACTTGGATTCAGGGTCATCCTTGGCCGGTCTCTTGGGCAGGTATTTTTTCACCAGGTTCCTAGAGCGAGAGAGGCGGGAAGGCTGAGCTTTCAGCTCGCTGCCCCCGGCCCCAGGGCTGATGGACCCCACAACTCACCGGAGCTGCTTCGCGTAAGCCTGTTCCACCTCGGTCCGCTCTTTCACGAACTTCACGTATCTGTCCAACAGGTCCAAGCCCCACTGCGTGTGCCGCTCCAGCACCTCAAACTGATCCTGGGGgtcgtggggggggggggggatcacGATCTGGGGACCCGcgcggccggccggccggcgcccggggagCCCGACAGCTCCGAGCTCGAGGAGGCGCGGCTTccgggccccgccccggccccgcgcggGGGAAGGCAGGAAACCGGCGGGAACCCCCTCCTTTTCCCGGGAAGGGCCGGGGAACAGGGGCGGGGCCCCAGCCGGACGACAGGGTCCCCGACTCCGGACTGCCAAGAGGGGCGTGGAAAGGGGCAGGCCCGCAACCCCTGCCCCGGCTCCCCTAATCCCCCCAGATTCCGGAAAATCCGGCCGGCCGGGCGTGAGTCAAGGCCAGCGGGGCAGGGCTCCCCGCAACTCGGGGGGCCCCGGAATAGCCAGGGGGCGGGCACCAGGTCCCATGGGTCGCCATGTTTCTGGagttcccccccctccccccgtattgggtgactcagtttcccccacGAACGccacttctccaaaaaaaaaaaaaaatcctagactTGGGGGAAGTAGGGGTGGGCGAGCTGGCTACTCCGGTGCACCCAGGAACCCAGGAATGCCGCCGCCCCCAGAAAGGGGAGGGGTCAGAGGTCGGGGCCAGGATCGAGGGAAATTTCCGGGGCTTCCAGGGCCCGAGATTGGAGGCGGCCAGGGGGCGGCCCCGCCCAGTGCCTAAGgcgagctgggggagggggcaggggccaaGCCTCGcagaccccctccccccaagCGCGTCCCAAAGCCCCTAGAGTGaataaagaggagggaaagggcgGTTCGGATTTCTGGGTCCCACGTGGGGAAGAGGGCGGCCCGAGggtcccctcccccgcccccagccagACAGGCGGGCGACGGGCAAGGACCCAGGGCCCGTAAGATAAGCCGCCGGCAGGGCCAGGGTGCTCAAAATAGGTGACCTCGCCCGGCCGCCCCGGCCTTGTCCCAGGACTTCTAACCGCCTCGCTCTGAGtcccagtgcctcagtttccccacgcGGCGGCTACAGGGTCTCCCGTGGCCCCCCAGACCCACCACCCCCCGCGACCTCCTGCAGCTAAACCCCGAGAGGGGGTGGAAGGCGGGGTCCCAGGGGGTCGGTGGAAGGGGACAGCGCGGGGGCAGAAGGTGGACCCTAGGAAGAGGGAACTTGGGGCCGGCCCGATCGGACTCACCCACAGCTCGGTGCCCCAATCCATGCTGCTCCCGCCTCTGCCCCAGCCGCCGCCACGCCCGGTCCCggtcgcccgccgcccgccgcctggACGTCCACTCAGCCCAGGGCCGCTCGCCCGGCCCCTCCCCGCTCGGGCCCCGCCCACTCCCGGtctggccccgccccgcccgtcTCGACCACGCCCCCGCCCGCGCGGAGTCGGCACAGACGCCCTAGGGGAGGGGCCTCGAGGAGGCGTGGTCCGGCTGACGCTCCGCCCCTTCTTCGGGCACGCTGCCGCCCGAAGCTGCTGGAGCGACCCCTTAAAGGACCCCTGTCCATTTTCCAAATCCCCGGGACCTCTCTCCTCCTTTCAGGTGCCCCCCGCCCCGAACTGttcttttcccctcctccctcaaCCATTCCTTAAAGGGCGAGGAAActaaaactccaacaccaaaccACCCCCCCAACACATACCCCTGTGCGGGGAGAACCTGAGATCACCCCACTCTTGCGGCCCGGCTCCAGGCGTCTACGCTCATCCCACTAATGGTCTGGTCTCTCCGGCCACAGGGCGGAAGGGAGGACTTCGATCCTGCCCGGGACGCGCCACTGGCAAGGCCGGGTCCATTAGTGCCCCCACCACATCCTGCCTTCCCACCCCCAGAGTCTCCGCTGGGAAACTGAGGACGGGCCGTCCTTGGGGCGCCGGGCCCAGCCCTTTCCCCGGCTCTCGGGCAGTCCACCCTTGTACCTGCCCATTTCCAGTCTCATCTATTAAGGCCCACTCGGTCTTAATTGCCAGTCGCAACCCAGGAATTCCGACTCCGCCCTTCCCCCAGATATCCGGGCCTTGGAGCTTCAAAGTCTGTCGCCTCCACCATAAAAGTCTGTTCACACCTAGTAAATCCCTTAGAGGCGCTGGGATGAAAGGGGGAGGCCCCAGCGGCTCCCGCCTCTATCCTCTCTTGCCTTTGGCGCTTTCTTTGTGGCTACAGAGGTGGCAGAGGCCCTATTGGGGTTCGGGGGCCCCCGGAGGGAACGCGGGGGGCTCCAAGGGGCAGGTACTCGGAGTTCGTGGCTTCAGATGCCTGGGAGCACAGGAGGATAGCTCTCGGGAGTCCACTTTGGGACAGATGGCTCTGCTGGGACCTAACCCCACCTGCTGGTGGCTCCTGCGCTCAGAAATCTCCGGTTGCAAACTCGTCTGTGCCCCCAGAGATTGGGAGATCAGATTGAGTCGGGGAGGTTGGGGGCAGAGGGTTCAACATGGAGTCTGGACTTAGTGGCTCAGTTCAGCAGAATTCTGGACTCAGCCCTGGCCAGAGACTCCAGGTAAAATTGGGGTTCAACCCCGGTCATCCACAGTTAGGGGCTGGGGTCTCAGACTGGGGAGAGGCTTAGCAGAGGGGCCCGCAGCCTAGCTGCAGGTAAGGGGCTCAGCCTGGGGTCATAGGTCACCCTAAGATCATGATTATCCTGGGACCCGCTTTAGATCTCTTTGTGGACCCGGGAGACTAGGAGAACAAGACAGGTCTCGGGAAATGCCTGTGTTTACCAAGAACCTGAACTCTGGCGGGGAGCCAAGTCCCACGGGTAAGAAGGGAAACTCCGTCCTTGGGGCTACTGGGAAATGTAGTTCATTTTAGTGCCTTGTTTCATTCTGGGAAATTTGGTCTCGGACAGATCTGTCAGTTAAGAGTGGGTGGAGGAATTCCGCTTCCCAGGGCCGAATAGCAGATTCGTTACAGTTGGTTAGATGACTTGCTTATCAAATTACATCCGGGACCATCTTTCTAATGATTGGAGAAAGAGGGGTCGTGATTAAGCGGTATTCGCACTCCCATTCGACGCTGGCGGAGTCCATCTGGCGTCCTACGAGGGCGGGTTTGCGAGGAGGCGATCGCTGATTGGCTAAGCGGGCTGGAGACGCCGGAGGATCGGGCCCCACCGGGCGGCGATTGGTTCACCGGTGGGCGGGTCTGAGCGCGCCAGAGGCGGAGCCAGGGGAGGCGGTGGCCCCAGAGATGGCAGTGAGCTATAGGAGGGGGCTCGGCTGCGGGAGCCCCGCGGAGTGGGGACCGCGGTTACTTTTGCTGGTGCTGTTGGGCGGCTGCTCCGGGCGCATCCACCGGCTGGCGTTGACGGTGAGGCCCGCCGCACGGCGGTCTGGGGCGGGGGTCGCAGCTTTGTCCCGGAGAAGCCCCGGGCCTGTTGTGGTCTCGTCCAGCCTCCCCCGTTCCTTGCGCGGGATGGAGTGGCCCGACGCCCCCCGCTTCCAGGCCCGGAGTGGTCTCGTCCCATACCCCTTCATCCTCGGGTTGGAATTGCCTGACTCGCCAGGCTGGGATCCTGGGCGGGGCTTCACCTCCAGGGTCCCTCTAAATTCTTGCAATCACTTTGACAGCGCCTAGGGATCCGTGGGGCCGCTCAGGAGGGCTGGAGGTTGTCCCTGGGAGTTCTGGGGTGGGGTCCTCTGGGCACTCATTGGGATCTTGGGTGCTTATTTGAAATCTCAGCACAGTCAGAGCTCAGCTGGTATCTAAAAATTTTCCGGGAGAGTAGGGCTAGACGCAATAAGATGAACAAATCAGCCTTCGGGATGGCGTCCCGAAGAAATAAGGCGATTTCCACGTGCTCCAGGACTTATCTCCCTGGACAGTGGCCCGAGGACCCGTGCGCCTCTTGCCTCTGCCTGGGACTGGTCAGGGGACACAGCCTCCAGGAAAGCCCCTTCCGCCTCCCCTGACACCCTTTGGGCCTGTCTTAAAGAAAGAGGGTACCAGGAGGACACTGAGGCCCTCGGAGTCGCCTCGTGCCAGAGCCTTGGGGCTTGGTTGGTGAAATGGAGAAGTCTGAGCGCCTCTGCCTCCTTGATCTCCGGCAGGGGGAGAAGCGAGCAGACATCCAGCTGAACAGCTTCGGTTTCTACACCAATGGCTCCTTAGAGGTGGAGTTGAGCCTCCTGCGGCTGGGCCTCCCAGAGACGGAAGAGAAACACCCACAGGTGAGGGCCTTTGAGGAGCTGGTTGGAGCAGGGGGCGATGGGCCAGCTTCAGAGGCTGCCAgttctgggttcacatcccagctcAGACTCTCGCCCATGGAAGCTTCAGCAAGTCccttggcctctctgagcctcagtttcctcatccgtaaCTTGGGGAGAAATCATATCTTGTGGAATATGTACTAGGTGTTCCTCTTAAGACCTGGGGGGGGCACCCTGGCGAACAAAACAGTCCCAGTTTCTGCAGTCAAAATGAACAGATAAGCATTTATTGGACGAAGTCTCAGGTactgtggaaagcagtttccATGGGTTCTTTCCCTAAGAGCCACCTCTTACGGTCGCCGTGAAAATTCACGGAGTCCAGTTTCGCAGAGGTCGTACAGACCTGGGGGTCTAGGACTTGCTCAGAGTCACACAACCTGGCAATGGCAGCACCTGAATTCAAATCCAGGTGTGCAAGTCAGGAAGGAGTCCCTCCACATTTTAAAtcggtgttgggggtgggggggcggggacagGGTGGACTAGGTTAGGTCTACTTGAGGAAGTGACATCCAAATTGAGACATAGCAGGCGCTTCAGAAATGTGAGCTTTCAATTCTGTTGCTACTGGAAGGAGtggcttggggggggggaagggcagaaggAGGGAGACCCTGCAGCTGTCCCTCAGGTCCTCCCCTTTCTTTCCACCCACCAGGTGGGCTTCAGTCTGAGCCGGGTTCGATCTGGCAGCATTCGATCCTACTCAGTAAGTGGagaaggtggggagggaaggagaagggggtgggggatgtcAGTCCTCTGCATTGGGAACCTCAGGGCCACCGTTCTTTCCCAGAGGCCAGAGGCAGGAggatggggagggaggcagggcaaggcTGGGCCCATGGGAGGGGCTAACCAGAGCTCCCTCTTGCTGCTCCCCCAGAACCGCGGTCCCCACGAGTGCCCTCTCGGGAAAAACAGTAGCAACTTCCTGGTCCTCTTTCTCATCAACACCAAAGATCTGCAGTGAGTTTGGAGGGGGGTCAGGGGCTCCCTAAAGACCCATCATCTCGGGACACTGGGACACTGTGCCCCTGAGACCACTGAAAAGACCCTCTGattggaggaaggaggaagaggaaggaggggaTCCCAGGGAGTACTGGGGTCCCATGGCGATGGGGTGCAGAGGTTGCTGTGAGAGTCACAGTGGTTGATGCTCGTTGAATGCTCCCTCTGCTCCAGGCAGTGTCCTGGGAACCTTGGGGGAATTAACCCATCTACCCCTTAGGCTTTCATCATCCCCCTTCttcagatgggaaaactgaggcccgAGAATGGGGATGCGGACCCAAGCAGCCAACGATACCGTGCTGCCTCTCTGTAGGAGAAAACATTCCCTTTTTTGATAACGTACTTAAGTCGCCCAAGCGAGCCCGcgtaacaggaaagcataaacgatgGCTAGCGCAGGTGCACGGCTGGGGCCACCATCCTGATGGCTGGTGGCCAGAGGAGGAAATTTGGCAACCACTAGCTGAGCCCAGCTCCGCCCTCCCTTGTGTATATGGGGTGTTGCATACCCATTCCCAGCCTTCAGCCTCTCAGCTGCATCCCCCATGCCCCCCACCCCTCAACCTCACCCCAGGGTCCAGGTGAGAAAATATGGGGAGCAGAAGAAGCTGTTCATCAGTCCTGGGCTCCTCCCCGAAGCACCCCCAAAGCCAGCGCACACAGCCACACCAAAGGGGGACGTCGGTGAGTCGGGCAGGAAGGGCTGGCCCTGCGCACCCTGTTTTTCTGCCGTCCCTCTGTCTGTCCATCTCTGAACTCATTCACTCGTCTCCACCCGGCCCTCGTCCCATCTCCCAGGGACGACAACAGCGAAGAAGGACGTGCAGCCGGGGACGTCTCCAGGAAGCCAGCAGGTCTGCGGGCGCCAGGGCAGGAGGGGATAGGGGAACTGGGTGTATGGGGACTGGGGCCCTGACAGAGGTGTCTGCTCCCCCCAGGGCACCAGCCAAGAGGACAAGGAGCTAGTGCTGGGGCCTGGGCCACCTCAACAACTCCTACAACTTCAGCGTGAGTGTCTGCAGTGCCCGCAGCCCCACTCGCCCTGCCCTTCCCGGGCGCGGGACCCCTGAAGCTGAGCCCCCCTCTCCCCGCCGCCCAGTTCCACGTGGTGATCGGCTCGAGGGCCGAGGAAGGCCAGTACAACCTCAACTTCCACAACTGCTACAACTCGATGCCGGGACGGGAGCAGCCGTTCGACATCACGGTGAGTGGAGGGGAGGGAAGCCTCCCACACCCAAGTTCAACTCCTTAAAATCCCCCCTAGCAGCACAGTGAAGTGGGAATTAGTATATGCCCATTGGCAGGGGGACAGGAAGAGCGAGGCGCTTAGAAGGTGGGAGACCCATGCTCACAGCTGTCCAGGGCAAAGATGACCCCCTCACATTGCCCACCACTGCCCCCCTCTCTAGGTGATGATCCGGGAGAAGAACCCGGAGGGCTTCCTGTCGGCGGCGGAAATTCCCCTTTTCAAGCTCTACCTGGTCATGTCCGCCTGCTTTCTGGCCGCCGGCATCTTCtgggtgtctgttctctgcagGAACACGTAAGGCCCTTGCCCCTGAGGGTCCCCCACCTCTCCCTGGTCCTACTCTCCCATCCCTGCCCATCCCCTGCCTGATACTCCCCCCACCCTGTCTCTCC
Protein-coding regions in this window:
- the TRIP10 gene encoding cdc42-interacting protein 4 isoform X2, giving the protein MDWGTELWDQFEVLERHTQWGLDLLDRYVKFVKERTEVEQAYAKQLRNLVKKYLPKRPAKDDPESKFSQQRSFVQILQEVNDFAGQRELVAENLGVRVCLELAKYSQEMKQERKTHFQEGRRAQQQLENGFKQLENSKRKFERDCREAEKAAQTAERLDQDINATKADVEKAKQQAHLRSHMAEESKNEYAAQLQRFNRDQAHFYFSQMPQILDKLQDMDERRATHLGAGYGLLSETELQVVPIIAKCLEGMKVAAEAVDAKNDSQVLIELHKSGFARPGDVEFEDFSQPMNRVPSDSSLGTPSDGRPELRGQGRSGRAKRWPFGKKNKTVVTEDFSHLPPEQQRKRLQQQLEERNRELQKEVDQREALKKMKDVYEKTPQMGDPASLEPQITETLNNIERLKSDVQKYEAWLAEAESRVLSNRGRGDSLGRHTRPPDPPASAPPPDSGSNNNGSQDNKESSEEPPSEEGHDAPIYTEFDEDFEEEPTSPIGHCVAIYHFEGCSEGTISMAEGENLSLMEEDKGDGWTRVRRKQGGEGYVPTSYLRVTLN
- the TRIP10 gene encoding cdc42-interacting protein 4 isoform X1 translates to MDWGTELWDQFEVLERHTQWGLDLLDRYVKFVKERTEVEQAYAKQLRNLVKKYLPKRPAKDDPESKFSQQRSFVQILQEVNDFAGQRELVAENLGVRVCLELAKYSQEMKQERKTHFQEGRRAQQQLENGFKQLENSKRKFERDCREAEKAAQTAERLDQDINATKADVEKAKQQAHLRSHMAEESKNEYAAQLQRFNRDQAHFYFSQMPQILDKLQDMDERRATHLGAGYGLLSETELQVVPIIAKCLEGMKVAAEAVDAKNDSQVLIELHKSGFARPGDVEFEDFSQPMNRVPSDSSLGTPSDGRPELRGQGRSGRAKRWPFGKKNKPRPLSLSPLGGPLPSALPNGPPSPRPGLDPLAILSEISKSVKPRLASFRSLRGSRGTVVTEDFSHLPPEQQRKRLQQQLEERNRELQKEVDQREALKKMKDVYEKTPQMGDPASLEPQITETLNNIERLKSDVQKYEAWLAEAESRVLSNRGRGDSLGRHTRPPDPPASAPPPDSGSNNNGSQDNKESSEEPPSEEGHDAPIYTEFDEDFEEEPTSPIGHCVAIYHFEGCSEGTISMAEGENLSLMEEDKGDGWTRVRRKQGGEGYVPTSYLRVTLN
- the GPR108 gene encoding protein GPR108 isoform X2, which translates into the protein MAVSYRRGLGCGSPAEWGPRLLLLVLLGGCSGRIHRLALTGEKRADIQLNSFGFYTNGSLEVELSLLRLGLPETEEKHPQVGFSLSRVRSGSIRSYSNRGPHECPLGKNSSNFLVLFLINTKDLQVQVRKYGEQKKLFISPGLLPEAPPKPAHTATPKGDVGTTTAKKDVQPGTSPGSQQGTSQEDKELVLGPGPPQQLLQLQLPRGDRLEGRGRPVQPQLPQLLQLDAGTGAAVRHHGDDPGEEPGGLPVGGGNSPFQALPGHVRLLSGRRHLLGVCSLQEHVQRLQDPLAHGGPGFHQEHLPPLPQHQLLLHQQPGPPHRGPRCHALHHTPAEGRPPLHHHRPDRLRLGLRQVRAVRQGEEDLRDRDPPAGPGQRGLHRYRVPRGGSQRLWPLEGDPLPGGPHLLWRHPLPRRLVHPASPGRVWH